A genome region from Solanum stenotomum isolate F172 unplaced genomic scaffold, ASM1918654v1 scaffold23673, whole genome shotgun sequence includes the following:
- the LOC125851244 gene encoding uncharacterized protein LOC125851244 — translation MDQVVEEVENVKKELEETYKQTQEHIKSIHEYGKSGTTRLISEEKSSLPRLNGLAQDGMNLLQSLQFKLDLLAPQLPSDDQVEKTQALAQSWKSQIQRLRLSLRNANLQAKANMRKAAQEERELLLGGGEESTVRRRNLQTKAGMTSAAESITESLRRTRQLMVQEVERSASTLMTVDESTGVLTKAESEYKGHRSLLSRTRNLLSTMQRQDILDRVILVVGFIIFSLAVLYVVSKRMGLLKLQRKLIEAVKSGTAGQMEIIAGAGRQGANVAQVQMNPVVPELNVPLEQAMHDEL, via the exons ATGGACCAAGTGGTGGAAGAAGTAGAAAATGTGAAGAAAGAGTTGGAAGAAACATACAAACAGACCCAAGAACACATCAAATCTATACATGAATATGGAAAATCTGGAACAACAAGATTAATTTCAGAAGAGAAAAGCTCTCTTCCAAGATTGAATGGTCTTGCTCAAGATGGGATGAATCTGCTTCAATCACTTCAATTTAAGCTTGATCTCTTAGCCCCACAACTCCCTTCAGATGATCAAGTTGAAAAAACTCAGGCTTTGGCACAATCATGGAAATCCCAGATCCAAAG GTTGAGGTTGAGTTTAAGAAATGCTAATTTACAAGCAAAGGCAAACATGAGGAAAGCTGCTCAAGAAGAG AGGGAGCTTCTTTTGGGAGGTGGGGAAGAATCTACAGTTCGCAGACGAAATCTACA AACAAAAGCTGGAATGACATCTGCAGCTGAAAGCATCACGGAGAGCCTGCGCCGCACTCGCCAACTTATGGTTCAG GAGGTTGAAAGAAGTGCAAGCACTCTAATGACAGTTG ATGAATCAACAGGCGTATTAACGAAAGCCGAGAGTGAATACAAGGGCCACCGCTCCTTGCTTTCGCGAACTCGGAACCTTCTGTCCACAATGCAACGGCAGGACATTCTGGACAG GGTGATATTGGTGGTtggatttattattttctccttGGCAGTGCTTTACGTGGTTTCAAAGCGTATGGGGCTGCTCAAGTTGCAGCGTAAGCTCATTGAAGCTGTGAAGTCCGGTACAGCTGGACAGATGGAGATAATAGCTGGAGCTGGTAGACAAGGTGCAAATGTTGCTCAGGTTCAGATGAATCCTGTTGTACCTGAGTTAAATGTACCCTTAGAACAAGCTATGCATGATGAACTTTAA